The sequence CTTCATGGAAGCATTGTTAAAGTACAAGGACATTGTGAATATTATAAACAGCACAGTTTTCACAATTTCATCTTTCAAAATGGATTTAGAACTAGTCTACAGGACTAGCTGGGCTATGGTTTTTGACTGCATACTAACGCCAACACACTTGGAGTGTGGCGTGACTGGTTGGACAGTCAGTGGTTGAGGCAAAAGCAAGAGGAACAGCAAGGATACCTTGATCCACATACAATTGCTTCATGAGGAATTTGGGGATGTCATTGTAGATTTATACTGCCCCCTTGTGTCTTTAAGGTCCAGATTTATGAGGATTCGCCAGTGTTCCCTTTGCATCTTCAAGTCAATGTGAAGTGAGTCTGTGACATTTTGTTGTTGATGTAATTCCAGTATATGAATGTGTTTGATGTTTGTGTTGAAGTAAATCACCTCCGTTTATAAGACGTCACGGTTTCAATGCCCAATTCAATCAATTCTCCAAGAACTATAAAATGTTAGCATGTATTGCTTGTCTTTGCATATGATAATGCTTTTCATCTGAAGTGAAATAGCATGGGTCAGAGATTCTGCTGAGAAGTCATTGTTTCAATGCTCAACTTTGAATGCAGAGGGAATGCGCCCAAAATTTACAAGTACATCAGCTTTTCTCCAAAATCTTCCCATAGTAAATGGACATGTGGAGTAAGTTATGTTTTCCCCAATTTCTTTCTAGTTCTGTTTATTAGGCAATGCTCACTACTAAGTTGCAGTATTAACTTTATTAAGCTTGGCCATCCAGTTACCTGCAAGCAGACGTGTCTGCTTGGATTTGGAAATCAAATGTTTGATTACTTACATGTCAAAGTTCAAGAAACAATATAGATCTTGCTTGTTCTCCGGTTCATGACAAACTGACTTATGTCAACCAGGAATATAAGCTTCTGTATCTCTAAGCTGGAGAACTAGGGTAAAAGTAAGCCAAGCTCCTCACATGTTCATTATCTAGGACCAGTTGCTGAAAACGAGTATTTGCAAAGACTTCTTAGAACAGGACTTCCCTCTAAGATGGATACCCTCTAAGATGGAATATCATGTCTCATCTTGCACATTCAGATGGCTGAGGGCATCATGAACTATTTTCAGGTATAAATCATTATTCTGTGGACTTTTTTTGAACTATATCCAATGAGGACATAGATTCTGTTCAGAATTGTTCCAATTAaacattcaagaacagctacttcccttcaaccattcagttcttgaaccaaatggcacaaccctaatcattgcagtatagcaacgctatgaccactttgaatactaagcactaaaatggactttgtttttttttatgttctaattgtgttctttcttgtgaaaattgtgtataatttatgtttcatttatgtttttcttgtgaacacctcttatctgatgctatgtgcctgtgatgctgcttcaagaaagttttacattgcacctgtgcatacatgtacttgacccatgacaataaactcgactttgagttcAAACTGCTTAAATAAAACACAAGCCTATTCCTACTCCTTAGTTACTTTAAGCTGATTTTCTGTCTTTAGTTTCCAAGCAAGTAGAACGTGGATTATATATTTATCACAAGTGTTCATCCTCCATAACCTCAACCAAAAGTTCCTTCACTTTCGGGTGTACTGCTCCTTTAATTCCAGGCGGGTGAGGCCGCCTGTCAATCACAGATCAATCGCTGAACTCGGCGATCGATGCTTGGGGCTGCGTCGCGTCCTCTCCATGGCGATGGAGGCGTTCGAGCTGTTCCGAGCGCTGGGCGCCGGCGCCACGTTTGACTGGAAGCGGTTCGGCCGCGACGCCGAGAGGCTGCGGGTGAGCGGCGGAGCCCGGGCCTGGGGGCTTCGGTTGGGTGGTGCCTTCGGCAACTGTGTGCGGGGGCGAGGGTTGGGAGGGAGCCcggtcccccccccccggtccctagCCCCCGACAGCTTCAGCTCGGCCCGTCCCCATCTCCCCGGCACCAGCGGTAAAGGGGAGGCCGAGGCTTATCTAGTCTTGGTCCCCGCTCCTCTTTGTTCCTTCTTCCCCATCAGCCGTGTAACGTTTGACGGCAGCGAAGGAGGCCGTTCGGCCCGTCGGGCCAATGCCAGCCCTCGGTGCAATCCTCTGAATCCCACTCTCAGGCCTATTCGCGTCCCCGCCAACCTCCCCTGATTCTCCCGCCTCCCACCTGCACTGGGGGTAATTTGCCAGCAGGGGATTGACCCatctgcacgtctctgggataaGGGAGGATCCTTTGATGGggagcccatgtggtcacaagcaGAATGGGTAaactcaagaaggtggtatccatcattaaggacccttgctacccaggacatgccctcttcacgttactaccatcgaggaagatctacaggagcctgaagacccacactgtgtttcaggaacagcttcttcccctctgccataagatttctgaatagtccatgaaaactaccttgttattcctcttttgcactatttaattattttatttttgtaacttgcagtaattattatgtcttgcactatactgctgccacaaaacaacaaatttcatgacacatgtcagtgataataaacctgactctgattctgaactcTACATGGACAGCATGGAAGCTAGGACTGAACTTGGGTAGGTGGAACTATGCTGTGGCTTGCTGCCCTAGATCCCCCAAGAGACCAAACTTCTGTCCACCTTGGCCttgagccctgatgcagggtttcaaccagaaatgttgacaattcctttcctctcacagatgctgctgttcttccagcagattgcttgaacATGTTCAGTGATGGCTTCCACAGCTCTGTGAAGTGGAGGggcaagaaattcctccttgtctcagTGTTAAATGGGAAATACTTTATTTTGAGGTGATGCACATTGAAACTTGTAAAATTCTTATAGGGCTTGACAGGCAGGAtgtagaaaggatgtttcctctggataAGTAGACTGGAACCCacggtcacagtctcagaataaggaattggctgttaggactgagatgagaaacttcttcactcagagagttgggtcattgagtataagaatcaaGAAAttgtgttgtagctgtataaaactttggttaggccacatttggagtattgtgttcggttctggtcaccccattacaggaaggatgcggagggtttggagagggtgtagaggaggttcaccggaatgctgccaggatttgagagtattaggtataaggtgaggttggacagacttggatcgttttctctggagtgtcagaggctgaggggagacctgatgaaactgtataaaattatgagaggcacagataggatagatagtcagagtctctttcccagggtagaaatgtcaaataatagagagCAGAgctttaaagcgagagggggaaagtttaaaggagatgtgcagggcatgttttttctgcacagtggtgggtgcatggaatgtgctgccaggggtcatGACAGAAGCAGACatgtggcgtttaagaggcatttagacagacacgaacatgaagggaatggaaggatacggatcacgtgtaggcagatgggattagtttcatttggcatcatggtcagcacagacgtcatgggctgaagggcttgttcttaTGCTgttctgtgaatctttggagttctctacctgaAGGGGCTGGACAAACTCGGTCATTGATTTAGTACAACAAGAAAttcagaattcaatattaagagaATTGAGGAATAAGGGGATAggagatcatccatgatcttgctgaatgatggagcaggcttgaagtaaGCCTCCTAATTCTTAGGGTTTTTATGCCATGTCATTGGTCCTAAATGAGAGATCCCTGGCTTCAGTATCCCACAAAGAGAGTGGACAGTCCTTAAAGAGGATCTGTACAAACCTTGGATATTGTGGCCATCAGTCCCATTAAGATCTGTTGCTGGAGGGAATTTATTTCTCCACTTGGCATCTTAAGGCCATTGTTTGGATTAACAGACTGGACATCCAAGAGTGTAGGTTTTCATGTTAATATGCAACAAAATGTCCTTTTAGACTATTGAGCCCATGCCAGCTCTGCAAGAATAATCTACACTACCATTAATCTATCTGTTTGACCTTGCAATATTTCTCACTAATATTTCTAACCTGTTGaaactgatggaaatactcagcagattagaagagagaaaacagttaatcATATGTTCTTTATGTATATTGATATAAATCTTGTCCATTGTTCACTTTTCCAGACAACAAAATCAAACAATACCATCTTAAGTGAAAACTCTACAGACCTTGACTTTTTTAAGAGTCGGCATATTACAAGGAACAAACCAGTGGAAAGCATTTCGAAGAGCAGGGGGCAGAAAGATGGTTCTGATGGAGAGGGTGAAGATCTCTGCATTTCCACATCCCCaggaaaaagaaaacttgcaATTAGTGGAtcagaaaagaagaaaaagagcaAAAAGGAAGCCAAAGGTATTCTGTGCTTGCTAAAGGAGCATAATCTCAGTGTGTAATATTACTGATTTTAAAATCTATGGGGTACATTTCTTTTCATAATGAATAATTTCCACTCATACCCAAAAAGGCACATGATGATTTTTTTGGGGCATTGGTGAGTGTATTTAAGGATGCCAAAAGTCTAGTAATTTGCACAAAGGTGTGTCAGATTCTTGCCCAAAATTCTATGCTGTTTGGTCCCTCTTGGCAAACATACAGGTGTGTGGTGGCTTGCTCTAATGACCACACTCTGTTTGAACCATGACATTGCCAATAAATGATTTGACTTTGGGTTCATGGCATCACATCACAGACCAATTGTGCACTAATGTCTAAGAAACGAGATTTTTAGCAGCTGGCACTGGATGGTGCTCAGTAAGAATTTTGGCTGACTTTGCTTTATCCCTCCTAACCAGAAAGAGGGATTCCAGTTATGGAGCCTTTGATCAgtttacagtacagcacagagtgTATATAGAACTTGGGGCTGTCCTGGTTCAGTTAGAAAAATTAGAGGagcagtagaccattcagcccctcaagtctactGTGGtgttcaatatgatcttggctgtTCCTTTAATTTAGTACCATAGTCCAGTTCTCACCGGAtactccttgatgccttttgtatctAGAAGTCTATCAAACTCCTTAAAATGTGTTCAGCGGCTTGGCCTCTATAGCCTTCTGTGGCATTAGtaatgtgtgaagaaatttctcctcatcctagTCCCAAGTATTTTACTGAATATCCTCAGACAGTGGTCCCAAGTTCTATacaccctccctgcatccaacctaTTGAGACTtgtcagaattttatgtttcaatgagatctgtcattcttctaaactctggctcTGTATCAAAGATGCATTTACCTATTCTACCACTGTTAGcagtatttaattgttttaaaagattttttacacagtgctTAGATGTAACAGTTCGTTGTGACtaacattttcatttattaacaTTTTTATGCATACAACTTCATTTTTGAAAAAGTGCAATCAACTTTGTGTTTTGGGGgctaaaatttaatttttctttatgaTTTCACTAGATTTGCCTTTGTGGACAAGCAATCTACTGTTAAGCCTCCTCCAACGAGGTTTCTCATACAGAAGCCAGGGTAGTTTGGAGGAAGCATTCTCGTATTATTATTTCtcatatattttcttatgatatagaagaaggtcatttggcctatcaagtcagTGCAATTGCATCAATCCTATTTCCTCACTTATTTCTTTGTGATCCATTCTATCCTGCATGCCCATTGGACACACTTGTAATTTGCAGTAATCAATGAACCTatccaccagcatgtctttggaacgtgggaggaaacctgagcaccatGTGATCACGGCAGAATATGCAGACTCCAGAGaggcaacactggaggtcaggattgaagcagtTGTTGGTGCCGTGTgacagcagtactacctgctgcaccactgtgcctcctcTCACTCTGTCTGAAACTTTCTAGCCTACTGCCAATGATGATTCCAATATCTGAAATTTAATGAAGCCAGACATTAAATTTGTGTCCCAGAACCTAGACACACTTTGATAGTTGAATGTGCTGCACTACATGTGGCAAATATTCTAAAAATCAGCATATCACCACTCCCACAGTGGCAGACGATATGATTTCCCAACTGGCTGCCTCCTGCACTTGAATGTACTGTTGACAGGAACGTATTTAATTATTGTGGAGTGCAGAGAATTAGAACAGCAGATGACTGAATTATCTTACTAAAGAAACCTCCTGTATTTCTTGGCTGTTATATCAAAAGTAGTGTTGACAGTAatattgcagttacttgcctaatGAACTGCTCACTCAAGGGAAAGGCAAAGCAGAAAGGAAtactaaaaataatgaaatacagTTGAATTTTGATTACTTTGGTGATGAAAGGAAGAGTTGAGAGTTTGATCTTgggttttcttttatttattttcaaaagtgaaattcTATGGAGCTATGGTCATTGCTGATGTTGGCACTAAAGGTTCCTATTCTGTCTCTTTTCCTTCCTCCTACCACCCTCACTCAAATTTAGTGGAGACCAAAACAACGTGTGACATTTTTTCCAATATAAAGAATGATGAGGACATTATCCCTTCACTTGAAAGCAAGACCAAAAAAAGTCATGGCACAGAACTTAGTGCTGAGCAACGTGAACACCAGCGACGAGAAAAGGTTTGTCTTTTGTCCATTTCTAGGAACATGCCTACTTGTTTGTTGCGGGAAGGATCATTTAAAAATACTACGGTAATGTTTGCCTTTGTTATAAAATCTTATTTGTTTTCAAGATAAATAAGTTCCGGAGGAAGCATCGGATTTACGTGGATGGGACTGATATCCCTGAACCAGTTGCTACCTTTGAGCAACTCAGACAAGAATATAAAGTCCACACAAAAATTATTCAACATGTGCAGGAAGCTGGGTTCCAACTTCCTACTCCAATACAGATGCAAGCCATACCCATCATGCTACATGTAAGTGTTTTGTTGGTTCACATGCAAAACATGAGCCCTGATGCATCTTGTtgtcgcgaggtaatgttgcagctctacaaaactctggttagaccacaaaagtgtccagttctggtcgcctcaatataggaaggatgtggaagcgttggaaagggtgcagaggagatttaccaggatgctgcctggattggagagtatggattatgaggagagactaagggagctagggctttactcattggagagaaggaggatgagaggagacatgatggaggtatacaaaatattaagaggaatagatagagtggacagccagcgcctctttcccagggcaccaatgcgcaatacaagagggcatagctttaaggtaatgggtgggaagttcgagggagatatcagagggaggtttttcacccagagggtggttggttcatggaatgcgctgcctggggtggtggtggaggcagatacgttggtcaaattcaagagattgttagataagcatatggaggaatttaaaatagagggatatgtgggaggaagggattagatagtcttaggcgtggtttaaaggtcggcacaacatggtggtccgaagggcctgtattatgctgtattgtcctAACCCTAAGGCATGGTTGCAGACCAGGCAGGTAAGAAAATAAGGAATAGAAGTGGGAGTAGACCCTTAGATCCTTCTTGAaaaaatgagatgctggaggaactcagcaggtcaggcagcatccgtggagaaaagcagacggtcaatgtttcaggtcaggacccttcttcaggactgaacttTATTCCTCAGCAATAAATTCTCAGCACTTTGCTTTAGTCTGAGTGACCCCAAGCTGCAGtatgttgttttttgttaaatgcatcctttctatttGTATTTGTATCCTTGTTAACATTTGTCAGGTTGGTGGAAGGAGGTTATAAGAGCACAATGTAGAGGAACATAACTGTTTAAACCCTCGAATCTCTTtcaacattcaataaaatcatgaatgtGACCTAGCTCCATATCCTCAGCACTGAACATCCAGAAGACCATGATTCTTCACTGTCCTACTCCTTGATGCACAATACTGCCTGCACCCCTTCCCCAACAATCAAGATCCATGACAAGTCCCTAATCAACATGAAttgcttcccatatcttgggagtcaAAGACAGATGCCAATGACTAAATCCACCAGTGCACCAGCACAAACTTTGGTCacttgaggaaaagagtgttggAAGaccaagatctcagacctggcatTAAGCTCATGATCAGTTGAGCAGCAGGGAGTCCTGCTTTCCTGTACGCTTCAGAGCCAATCTACCGGAGGATCCTTAAAAGTGCTGCAGAATTACACCAATAAAGCAATGTTGGTGtcttctcccagaccaacattacAAGCTTTAATCACATTAAGCCAGCTCTGTGGATAGGTCACATTCTTCACATGCCTGATATCAGCACTTATGGCAGATCTTGGAATAATGAACGATTtccataaggaaagaaaaaaatttttCAAGGGTGTCCTCAAAAATTTTTTAGAAAAAGTGTAATATCCTcattgactcatgggaatccatAGCCCAAGACTACTTAACCTTGTGGAAAAGAATCCAGGAAAGCCACAAGCATTTTGGGTGTCcccaggagcacctggaggacaaGTACGGACAATGGAAAGAACCTACAGCAATCCAAACAAcccagcccaccccaccccaccatctgtCCCACCTGTGACAGAGTCTGTAGCTTCTGTATTGGGTTCATTAGTCACAGCAGAAAGCTAGAACTTCAGTGGAAACAAGTAATGCGTGACTGAAGTACtgccttttaaaagaaaaaataataataGCGTGCCATGAGGCTTTATGCCATTGGAACATATTCCCAAAAAAAAGGGTGGAAAGTTGCTGATTAATTTTAATGACCGACATCAATAGTGTACCTGGATGCTAGATGGAATTTCATTTGCACTAGCAGAAATTGTGTGAACGATGCAAATTTTGGGGAAGGTTCACTTTCTGGGGCACTAAATTTGAAGTTCATTAATGCCATTGCAAATAATTGCGCACTATCTCTTATATTTTGAAGACCAATggataaatgaaatgaaaataagtATTTCTCCGTAGCTAAATATCAATTGATTTAAATATTTGATGTTATATTGGTGTTATCCTGAAACTGTTTTATGTACCTGTCACAGAATCGTGAGATCCTGGCCTGTGCCCCAACTGGATCAGGAAAGACATTGGCTTTTTGCATTCCACTCTTGACATGTCTAAAACAGCCAATGAACAAAGGTTTCAGGGCATTGATCTTAGCTCCCACTCGGGAACTTGCCAGTCAGGTAAGTTTTGGTACTAGAGAGCAATCTGACAGCAAATCTATCAGCTAACCAAAGTTCATTGGtaattgtcacatttaccaaggtacaatgaaaaacttgttttgcatatcattcatacagatcaattcattacaacagggcattgaggtagtacaaggtaaaacaataacagaatgcagaataaagcggtgcagtgcaagtagacaataaagtgcaatgtcataaggtagattgtgaggtcaagaatccatcttatcatactagagaactgttcaatagtcttataacagctggatagaaactgtccttgagcctggtggtacgtgctttcaggcttttgaatctccTGTCCGATGAGAGAgtggaggagagaatgtccaaggtgggtggggtctttgattatgctggctgctttactgaggcagtgagaagtgtagacagagttcacagagggaaggctggtttctgtgatgtgctgagctgtgtcaacaactctgcaatttcttgcagtcatgggcagagcagttgccataccaagcaatgatgcatccaaataggatctTTCTATGATACATTGATAAAAataggtgagggtcaaaggggacatgccaaatttctttagcctcctgaggaagtagaggtgctggtgatgtctatatggttggactaggacaggagATGTTCACTCCTACGAACTAGAacctctcaactctctcaacctcagcactgttgatgtactcaggagcatgtgcaccacaccCAGTACAATATTTATTTACTTGAGCGAAACATGCTTTTGACACTGAGAAAAAATGCTGGCATTAATACCTTCAAGCCACGGCAGGCGTCAGAATGCATTCAATGATTTTATGAATGAAGCAAGCTGGACTTAATGTGACAAGGCAGGACAATGGCACTGAATTTCTCAGCATCGCCACCAATGTTTCTTGAAGTGCATGAACTGAAGTTTAGGAATTGGCTGCATTGTTTCCTGCATTCCCAGCAATCAGAACCAGGCAAATATTTtggaacattttctttctttaagatatctcctcaaatttaaaattcttgtgTGATCAAATCCCTCTTTGGTTTCACCTCTCCCTCCAGCCCTAGAACTGTTCTTAAACTCGTTGGCTTCTTGTGCAACCCTATATCCATTCCTCCATGATTGACAGTCACATGGCCCTGATCTCTGCAATACTGTCCATAAACTTTAATGCCCATTAACTTTCACTCCTGAAGCTGATTCTTAAGGCAAAATCTTTGTCTatgcttttggtcacctgtcatTGTACCTGTTGATGTGACTTATTCTAGTTATGTTTGATGTGCTCCTGTGGTATCCCCTAGGATATATTACACCATTAAAAAAGCGATGTTAGGCATCTGAATCCTAATATTTGCGTTCGTGAGGAAGAAACTGATTTTCATGTACTGTGGACAAGGAAAAATGCAACACACTTTCAAATGTTGTGACTGGTGTTTAAAACATCTGATTTTTTTCCTATATTTTCAGACTCATCGGGAGTTAGTAAAACTCTCTGAAGGTATTGGTTTTAGAATTCACATGATCAACAAAGCAGCCGAGGCTGCCAAAAAATTTGGTCCCAAGACATCAAATAAATTTGGTGAGTAATGTTGCATATTTCCAACTTAAGAGGTTAAATTGGGTGGGAAAAGATGGGTCTAACATCAGGATTGAGCTCTAGTTGGTATCCTTGCCCTTGAAGGGTGATCAAGTATTGTAAGGTTTTTTATTGGGTACTAAATTGATACAGTGGCATTTGTAGCTATGGAACTTTTCTGCATTTAAACTATTTTTCTCTTTTGTGATGGGGAAagaatggtagtagatggaaACTTTATGGGCAAGAGTTTTTTTATGTAACAGACCTTGTTTCTAAATACCAGTGGTAAGTACAGTGGTTCAGTTATCTGATTTTTAGAACCACGTTTATTGAAATGCTTTTCTTTGTCTTCAGATATTTTAGTGACAACTCCGAACAGACTGATTTATCTGTTAAAACAAGACCCTCCAGCACTGGACCTCAGCAGGTTTGatgcttgtattttttttacacaaatttaCTCAGAAGCCATAGTTGATGCGTTGTAGActtgtagagttgtacagcacagaaaaggccctttggccctactgaTCCATACCAACCAAATGCCTgtgtacactaatcctatttacctacatttggctgatatccctctaaacctttcctatgcatgtccctgtccaaatgtctaatgttgtaattgtccctgcctctacctcttcctctggcagctcgttccatacacccacctgctctgtgtggaaaaacttgcctttaagatcccttttaaatctttcccctctcaccttaagccaatgccctctagttttagaccccccctaaccaggggaaaaggctgtgactatctgccctacttgtgcccctcataatttgataaccttctataatgtcacctcttggcctccttcactgtagGGAAAACAGACACcgcttattcaatctctcctcataactcgtgccctccagtctaggcaacattctggtgattgcatccttcctagagtaatactccaagtgcgatctaaccaatgatttgtacagttgtaacatgatgtcccaactcctatagtctGTGCCTTGGCTGATATGGTCAAGCATATAATACACTGCTGATATCTCTAGCTTTAATACCCTAAAAAGCATAATCTTCTGGTGGAATTTGTTTGTGTTTTAAAGTTGGCTAGTAAATTAAGTGTGATTAAACATTGCAGATgagaatgtttatttttgtttgctgTATCAGATGCCATGACAAATTGTAAGAGAATTCCTCATTTTTTTCCTTGGCTGTGAAGACCAAATGGAGCTAAATCACACCAGATTTAATTGCTAGTCTGCTCAGATGGTTGACATCATTTGCAATGGCAGTAGCTGTTTGACAATCAGCCCCTGTACTACTTGGTTTAGAAGTGAAAAATCAGTTAATGTATCTACTTCTAATTGCTAGCCTGTGATGTTTGCTGAGAAGTGCTGTATTGGTAGTCATGGTCAGAGATCCCCACAGTCAAAAATCCTGCCAATATTTTCAGACCAAACTCTCACGAGAGACATGAATTGGTGCCTATTGTTTTTGAAACCGTATCCAAAATGAAGTATATGTTAAATTGAGGACAGAAACGTAGACCACTGGATCTTTTCCTAAAACTTCCATTGGCTTAATTTGGTATTATGACTTGTATGTTACCACAAATGAAATCAGTTCTGTATTTTGTGTACACGGTAAGATGGAAATCTATTATCAACTTTCTGGTTATTCAGATGAATGTTTTAAACAAATCTTGAGTTTTCTGTACCACAAGCATTTAACAAATTAAGAATGCATTATGATAGGGTGAATGACTCCAACATCTTGTTGGTTTTTTTTGAAGCTGACTGTTGTAAGCAAGCATTTCTTGGGAACAATTTTATGCAAAGGTTGTTGAAATATGGGGTTACTTAATGTGttgattaaaatttaatcttttgCTTAGTAGATAGTGAGTTAGTTGTGTGACATGGCCTCCACACTGATTAGTATTTCAGTCTTCATGTTTATGAAATGGTCATTTATAGTACACTAGCAGAAAAtagaatgatataaaatcaatattaTATATACCAGAAAACTTCTCTTTAGGTCTTTAGCCCTGCCTGTCTCCATTTTTGCTAGAATAAAAGTTATTTTCATTGTCTTGAAAAAACATTTGTCTCCATCAGTATTGCTCTTTTCAAGGTAGAGGTGACCCTTGTGTTATAACCAGTTGGGTAAcgaaaattcacccttacagaattcacagacCACTACCCAAtgatttgagatatggaataaaattcactctcacagaatttaatGTGTAAATAAGGTAAATTAGCATaaaatttatttaactttttCATCTCTCGTTTTTTGATGCACGCGCATATGACGCAGCTTCACATTATGTAAAATCACGAGATGGACCAtcttctaggaacacaaccccccacccctctgtAATATAGGGGTCGCCTGTAATGAGAATGTTACTCAATTCTTGGCTCAATTGGCTTTAAGTAACATAGAGAATATGCTGATGTCAGTTAACATTTGAATAGTTTAGTAAAGTATAAACTGAAATGGTTCTGATTTCTGAAATGGTCCTATTGATGAATTTCA comes from Pristis pectinata isolate sPriPec2 chromosome 21, sPriPec2.1.pri, whole genome shotgun sequence and encodes:
- the ddx52 gene encoding probable ATP-dependent RNA helicase DDX52; the encoded protein is MAMEAFELFRALGAGATFDWKRFGRDAERLRTTKSNNTILSENSTDLDFFKSRHITRNKPVESISKSRGQKDGSDGEGEDLCISTSPGKRKLAISGSEKKKKSKKEAKVETKTTCDIFSNIKNDEDIIPSLESKTKKSHGTELSAEQREHQRREKINKFRRKHRIYVDGTDIPEPVATFEQLRQEYKVHTKIIQHVQEAGFQLPTPIQMQAIPIMLHNREILACAPTGSGKTLAFCIPLLTCLKQPMNKGFRALILAPTRELASQTHRELVKLSEGIGFRIHMINKAAEAAKKFGPKTSNKFDILVTTPNRLIYLLKQDPPALDLSRVEWLVVDESDKLFEDGKSGFRDQLATIFLACTSHNVRRAMFSATFAMDVEQWCKLNLDNVVSVSIGIRNSAVETVEQELLFVGTENGKLLAMRDLIKKGFSPPVLVFVQSIERAKELFREFIYEGINVEVIHAERTQQQRDNVVCSFRAGKIWVLICTALMARGIDFKGVSLVINYDFPTSAIEYIHRIGRTGRAGHRGKAITFFTEDDKPLLRSIANVIKQAGCPVPDYMMQINKLQSKQRKRLVKNPIKRATIKTTPKYFLEMAAKKKKLIQRSKKKKEKSQKLTAISS